Proteins encoded within one genomic window of Hevea brasiliensis isolate MT/VB/25A 57/8 chromosome 8, ASM3005281v1, whole genome shotgun sequence:
- the LOC110638983 gene encoding glycoprotein 3-alpha-L-fucosyltransferase A isoform X2, which translates to MGVFSNLRGSRAAAAQEGLPLSDGLSSPPSSSSSVLVPKKKWSKILPVFVVLVVIAEIAFMGRLDVAKNAALVEWADSLFFKPSSLRDLGFESEGFGQGLGNVRKNEGDLDSDSCKEWLEKEDAVVYKRDFNKDPILVIGAEKGWKTCAVGCHFGFDPSKNPDAAFRSPDHGGTASVHRSMESAHYYPDNNIAQARWKGYNIVMTTSLSSDVPVGYFSWAEYDIMAPLQLKTEKALAAAFISNCGARNFRLQALEGLEKEKIKIDSYGGCHRNHDGRVDKVETLKRYKFSIAFENSNEEDYVTEKFFQSLVAGTIPVVVGAPNIQDFAPANGSVLHIKELEDVESVAKSMNYLAENPDAYNHSLRWKYEGPSDSFKALVDMSAVHSSCRLCIHLATMIREKEEHSPGFKKRPCKCTRVSETLYHLYVRERGRFEMESIFLRSGNLTLNALESKVLKKFNSMKHTPVWKQERPESIRGDDYKIYKIYPLGMTQRQALYTFKFNGDVDFQNHLEINPCAKFEVIFV; encoded by the exons ATGGGTGTTTTTTCAAATTTAAGAGGGTCGAGAGCTGCAGCAGCTCAAGAAGGATTACCTTTATCGGATGGGTTATCATCCCCACCATCGTCATCTTCATCGGTTTTGGTTCCTAAGAAGAAATGGTCAAAAATTTTGCCTGTTTTTGTTGTTCTTGTGGTTATAGCTGAGATCGCCTTTATGGGTCGTCTTGACGTGGCTAAAAATGCAGCTCTAGTTGAGTGGGCTGATAGCTTGTTTTTTAAGCCATCTTCATTGCGTGATTTGGGTTTTGAGAGTGAGGGTTTTGGACAGGGATTGGGAAATGTTCGGAAGAATGAAGGAGATTTGGACTCAGACAGCTGCAAGGAGTGGTTAGAGAAAGAGGACGCTGTGGTTTACAAAAGGGATTTTAATAAAGATCCTATCTTGGTTATTGGTGCTGAGAAG GGGTGGAAGACTTGTGCTGTGGGATGTCATTTTGGATTTGACCCTAGTAAGAATCCTGATGCTGCATTTCGTTCACCTGACCATGGTGGAACTGCTAGCGTGCACCGATCAATGGAATCAGCTCATTACTATCCAGATAATAATATTGCACAGGCACGATG GAAGGGTTACAATATTGTAATGACAACTAGTCTTTCATCAGATGTGCCAGTTGGATATTTTTCCTGGGCTGAGTATGATATCATGGCACCATTGCAGTTAAAGACCGAAAAAGCACTTGCTGCTGCTTTCATTTCCAACTGTGGTGCGCGCAACTTTCGATTGCAAGCTCTTGAGGGGCTTGAAAAGGAGAAAATCAAAATAGATTCTTATGGTGGTTGCCATCGGAATCATGATGGGAGAG TGGACAAAGTGGAGACTTTGAAACGCTATAAATTTAGCATCGCTTTTGAGAATTCAAATGAGGAGGATTATGTCACTGAAAAATTCTTCCAATCTCTTGTTGCTG GAACCATCCCTGTGGTTGTTGGTGCCCCAAATATTCAAGATTTTGCTCCTGCAAATGGGTCAGTTTTACATATTAAGGAGCTAGAAGATGTTGAGTCAGTTGCAAAATCTATGAATTACCTTGCAGAAAATCCTGATGCATATAATCATTCATTAAG gTGGAAGTATGAGGGCCCATCTGATTCTTTCAAGGCCCTAGTTGATATGTCAGCTGTACACTCTTCATGCCGCCTTTGCATTCACTTGGCAACTATGATTCGAGAAAAAGAGGAACATAGTCCAGGGTTTAAGAAACGTCCCTGCAAGTGCACTAGAGTCTCAGAGACTTTGTATCATTTATATGTAAGAGAAAGAGGACGGTTTGAAATGGAGTCCATATTCTTGAG GTCTGGGAACTTGACCCTAAATGCTCTGGAGTCTAAAGTGTTAAAGAAGTTCAATTCTATGAAACACACACCAGTTTGGAAGCAGGAACGACCAGAAAGCATAAGAGGAGATGATTATAAAATCTACAAAATATACCCATTAGGCATGACACAGAGGCAAGCTTTATATACCTTCAAGTTCAATGGGGATGTTGATTTCCAGAATCACTTGGAAATCAACCCGTGTGCAAAGTTTGAAGTGATATTTGTGTAG
- the LOC110638983 gene encoding glycoprotein 3-alpha-L-fucosyltransferase A isoform X1 has product MGVFSNLRGSRAAAAQEGLPLSDGLSSPPSSSSSVLVPKKKWSKILPVFVVLVVIAEIAFMGRLDVAKNAALVEWADSLFFKPSSLRDLGFESEGFGQGLGNVRKNEGDLDSDSCKEWLEKEDAVVYKRDFNKDPILVIGAEKGWKTCAVGCHFGFDPSKNPDAAFRSPDHGGTASVHRSMESAHYYPDNNIAQARWCKALPLIFLKGYNIVMTTSLSSDVPVGYFSWAEYDIMAPLQLKTEKALAAAFISNCGARNFRLQALEGLEKEKIKIDSYGGCHRNHDGRVDKVETLKRYKFSIAFENSNEEDYVTEKFFQSLVAGTIPVVVGAPNIQDFAPANGSVLHIKELEDVESVAKSMNYLAENPDAYNHSLRWKYEGPSDSFKALVDMSAVHSSCRLCIHLATMIREKEEHSPGFKKRPCKCTRVSETLYHLYVRERGRFEMESIFLRSGNLTLNALESKVLKKFNSMKHTPVWKQERPESIRGDDYKIYKIYPLGMTQRQALYTFKFNGDVDFQNHLEINPCAKFEVIFV; this is encoded by the exons ATGGGTGTTTTTTCAAATTTAAGAGGGTCGAGAGCTGCAGCAGCTCAAGAAGGATTACCTTTATCGGATGGGTTATCATCCCCACCATCGTCATCTTCATCGGTTTTGGTTCCTAAGAAGAAATGGTCAAAAATTTTGCCTGTTTTTGTTGTTCTTGTGGTTATAGCTGAGATCGCCTTTATGGGTCGTCTTGACGTGGCTAAAAATGCAGCTCTAGTTGAGTGGGCTGATAGCTTGTTTTTTAAGCCATCTTCATTGCGTGATTTGGGTTTTGAGAGTGAGGGTTTTGGACAGGGATTGGGAAATGTTCGGAAGAATGAAGGAGATTTGGACTCAGACAGCTGCAAGGAGTGGTTAGAGAAAGAGGACGCTGTGGTTTACAAAAGGGATTTTAATAAAGATCCTATCTTGGTTATTGGTGCTGAGAAG GGGTGGAAGACTTGTGCTGTGGGATGTCATTTTGGATTTGACCCTAGTAAGAATCCTGATGCTGCATTTCGTTCACCTGACCATGGTGGAACTGCTAGCGTGCACCGATCAATGGAATCAGCTCATTACTATCCAGATAATAATATTGCACAGGCACGATG GTGCAAAGCCCTGCCTTTGATTTTCTTGAAG GGTTACAATATTGTAATGACAACTAGTCTTTCATCAGATGTGCCAGTTGGATATTTTTCCTGGGCTGAGTATGATATCATGGCACCATTGCAGTTAAAGACCGAAAAAGCACTTGCTGCTGCTTTCATTTCCAACTGTGGTGCGCGCAACTTTCGATTGCAAGCTCTTGAGGGGCTTGAAAAGGAGAAAATCAAAATAGATTCTTATGGTGGTTGCCATCGGAATCATGATGGGAGAG TGGACAAAGTGGAGACTTTGAAACGCTATAAATTTAGCATCGCTTTTGAGAATTCAAATGAGGAGGATTATGTCACTGAAAAATTCTTCCAATCTCTTGTTGCTG GAACCATCCCTGTGGTTGTTGGTGCCCCAAATATTCAAGATTTTGCTCCTGCAAATGGGTCAGTTTTACATATTAAGGAGCTAGAAGATGTTGAGTCAGTTGCAAAATCTATGAATTACCTTGCAGAAAATCCTGATGCATATAATCATTCATTAAG gTGGAAGTATGAGGGCCCATCTGATTCTTTCAAGGCCCTAGTTGATATGTCAGCTGTACACTCTTCATGCCGCCTTTGCATTCACTTGGCAACTATGATTCGAGAAAAAGAGGAACATAGTCCAGGGTTTAAGAAACGTCCCTGCAAGTGCACTAGAGTCTCAGAGACTTTGTATCATTTATATGTAAGAGAAAGAGGACGGTTTGAAATGGAGTCCATATTCTTGAG GTCTGGGAACTTGACCCTAAATGCTCTGGAGTCTAAAGTGTTAAAGAAGTTCAATTCTATGAAACACACACCAGTTTGGAAGCAGGAACGACCAGAAAGCATAAGAGGAGATGATTATAAAATCTACAAAATATACCCATTAGGCATGACACAGAGGCAAGCTTTATATACCTTCAAGTTCAATGGGGATGTTGATTTCCAGAATCACTTGGAAATCAACCCGTGTGCAAAGTTTGAAGTGATATTTGTGTAG
- the LOC110638983 gene encoding glycoprotein 3-alpha-L-fucosyltransferase A isoform X3, producing the protein MGVFSNLRGSRAAAAQEGLPLSDGLSSPPSSSSSVLVPKKKWSKILPVFVVLVVIAEIAFMGRLDVAKNAALVEWADSLFFKPSSLRDLGFESEGFGQGLGNVRKNEGDLDSDSCKEWLEKEDAVVYKRDFNKDPILVIGAEKGWKTCAVGCHFGFDPSKNPDAAFRSPDHGGTASVHRSMESAHYYPDNNIAQARWWGYNIVMTTSLSSDVPVGYFSWAEYDIMAPLQLKTEKALAAAFISNCGARNFRLQALEGLEKEKIKIDSYGGCHRNHDGRVDKVETLKRYKFSIAFENSNEEDYVTEKFFQSLVAGTIPVVVGAPNIQDFAPANGSVLHIKELEDVESVAKSMNYLAENPDAYNHSLRWKYEGPSDSFKALVDMSAVHSSCRLCIHLATMIREKEEHSPGFKKRPCKCTRVSETLYHLYVRERGRFEMESIFLRSGNLTLNALESKVLKKFNSMKHTPVWKQERPESIRGDDYKIYKIYPLGMTQRQALYTFKFNGDVDFQNHLEINPCAKFEVIFV; encoded by the exons ATGGGTGTTTTTTCAAATTTAAGAGGGTCGAGAGCTGCAGCAGCTCAAGAAGGATTACCTTTATCGGATGGGTTATCATCCCCACCATCGTCATCTTCATCGGTTTTGGTTCCTAAGAAGAAATGGTCAAAAATTTTGCCTGTTTTTGTTGTTCTTGTGGTTATAGCTGAGATCGCCTTTATGGGTCGTCTTGACGTGGCTAAAAATGCAGCTCTAGTTGAGTGGGCTGATAGCTTGTTTTTTAAGCCATCTTCATTGCGTGATTTGGGTTTTGAGAGTGAGGGTTTTGGACAGGGATTGGGAAATGTTCGGAAGAATGAAGGAGATTTGGACTCAGACAGCTGCAAGGAGTGGTTAGAGAAAGAGGACGCTGTGGTTTACAAAAGGGATTTTAATAAAGATCCTATCTTGGTTATTGGTGCTGAGAAG GGGTGGAAGACTTGTGCTGTGGGATGTCATTTTGGATTTGACCCTAGTAAGAATCCTGATGCTGCATTTCGTTCACCTGACCATGGTGGAACTGCTAGCGTGCACCGATCAATGGAATCAGCTCATTACTATCCAGATAATAATATTGCACAGGCACGATGGTGG GGTTACAATATTGTAATGACAACTAGTCTTTCATCAGATGTGCCAGTTGGATATTTTTCCTGGGCTGAGTATGATATCATGGCACCATTGCAGTTAAAGACCGAAAAAGCACTTGCTGCTGCTTTCATTTCCAACTGTGGTGCGCGCAACTTTCGATTGCAAGCTCTTGAGGGGCTTGAAAAGGAGAAAATCAAAATAGATTCTTATGGTGGTTGCCATCGGAATCATGATGGGAGAG TGGACAAAGTGGAGACTTTGAAACGCTATAAATTTAGCATCGCTTTTGAGAATTCAAATGAGGAGGATTATGTCACTGAAAAATTCTTCCAATCTCTTGTTGCTG GAACCATCCCTGTGGTTGTTGGTGCCCCAAATATTCAAGATTTTGCTCCTGCAAATGGGTCAGTTTTACATATTAAGGAGCTAGAAGATGTTGAGTCAGTTGCAAAATCTATGAATTACCTTGCAGAAAATCCTGATGCATATAATCATTCATTAAG gTGGAAGTATGAGGGCCCATCTGATTCTTTCAAGGCCCTAGTTGATATGTCAGCTGTACACTCTTCATGCCGCCTTTGCATTCACTTGGCAACTATGATTCGAGAAAAAGAGGAACATAGTCCAGGGTTTAAGAAACGTCCCTGCAAGTGCACTAGAGTCTCAGAGACTTTGTATCATTTATATGTAAGAGAAAGAGGACGGTTTGAAATGGAGTCCATATTCTTGAG GTCTGGGAACTTGACCCTAAATGCTCTGGAGTCTAAAGTGTTAAAGAAGTTCAATTCTATGAAACACACACCAGTTTGGAAGCAGGAACGACCAGAAAGCATAAGAGGAGATGATTATAAAATCTACAAAATATACCCATTAGGCATGACACAGAGGCAAGCTTTATATACCTTCAAGTTCAATGGGGATGTTGATTTCCAGAATCACTTGGAAATCAACCCGTGTGCAAAGTTTGAAGTGATATTTGTGTAG